The Alicyclobacillus vulcanalis region CGCCAAACGGACGGGGATGATCTCGCGATGACGCAGCTCATCTACGGTCTGGTGGATATGCAGAGCTTCTACGCCTCGTGTGAGGTGGCAAGCCGAGAGGAGTATGCGGCCAGGCGCAAGGAGTTCGATGACTCCACCGACCCGCCGCTTGTTGTATCCGGTGATCCGGCCAGGCGTTCGGGCATTATCTTGGCCGCCACACCGACGGCGAAGCGATACGGCGTCGAGAATACCTTGCGCTTGGGAGAAGCGCTCCGGCTGTACCCACGACTCATCGTCGTGCGACCGCACATGGCCTTCTACCTGCACGTGTCGATTCGG contains the following coding sequences:
- a CDS encoding Y-family DNA polymerase: MTQLIYGLVDMQSFYASCEVASREEYAARRKEFDDSTDPPLVVSGDPARRSGIILAATPTAKRYGVENTLRLGEALRLYPRLIVVRPHMAFYLHVSIRIQMLMQQCFPFQEQFSVDEGFIAFPSPSNLFPDPIAAARNLQAGQVRDCV